A single region of the Saprospiraceae bacterium genome encodes:
- a CDS encoding TolC family protein: MKINHPTALLLALFLMIGKLNAQPEALKNYIGQALDQNIALQQKNLSYQRSLEALKEAKALFFPKLSFDARYSAADGGRTIDFPIGDLMNPVYDNLNLINGLASDANPNYPNIPAYPRVENESINFLRTREQETRIRAAMPLFNAAIIQNQQIQENLSETTRIGVEVYKKELVKEVKIAYFNYAKAVQAIRLFENTMDLVNENLRTSESLYRNHKVTIDEVYAAQAQVKQVEQELAVAQKNENVAKAYFNFLLNQDFETPISLQEETIDPIALGTKENLLKSAQLNREEIQQMNYYLAATDNKIKLSKGNRLPSVNLAIDYGVQGTNYNLDAESDYVMGSLVLNWNLFDRSNRPKVQQAKIEKEEIGKRKEEIQRQIGLQTISAFHELEASFKQIELADAQVTATEQAYKLVAKKYALGQTNQVELTNARTQLTNAQQQLLLTRYDFQIKQAELERATGTYSFN, encoded by the coding sequence ATGAAAATTAATCACCCGACTGCCTTACTCTTGGCTTTATTTCTAATGATTGGGAAATTAAATGCCCAACCTGAGGCCTTGAAAAACTATATTGGACAAGCCCTCGATCAGAACATAGCCTTGCAACAAAAGAATCTTTCTTACCAACGTAGCCTCGAAGCTTTGAAAGAAGCTAAAGCACTTTTCTTTCCAAAACTATCCTTTGATGCACGTTACTCGGCGGCAGATGGGGGCCGGACCATCGACTTCCCCATTGGCGATTTAATGAATCCCGTGTACGACAATCTCAATTTAATCAATGGCTTAGCAAGCGATGCCAACCCCAATTATCCCAATATTCCTGCTTATCCGAGGGTAGAAAATGAGTCAATCAATTTTTTGCGGACGAGAGAGCAAGAAACGCGAATTAGGGCGGCCATGCCACTCTTCAATGCTGCGATTATCCAAAATCAGCAGATACAGGAAAACCTGTCTGAAACAACGCGAATAGGAGTAGAGGTATACAAAAAAGAATTGGTGAAGGAAGTAAAGATCGCCTATTTCAATTATGCAAAGGCCGTTCAAGCCATCCGCTTATTTGAAAACACAATGGACTTGGTCAATGAAAACCTACGGACGAGTGAAAGTCTTTATCGCAACCATAAAGTGACCATTGATGAAGTTTACGCTGCCCAGGCGCAGGTCAAACAAGTGGAACAAGAATTGGCTGTGGCTCAAAAAAATGAAAATGTGGCAAAAGCCTATTTCAATTTTCTACTCAACCAGGATTTTGAGACTCCCATCAGCTTGCAGGAGGAAACGATTGATCCCATCGCACTTGGTACTAAGGAGAACCTTTTAAAAAGTGCTCAACTCAATCGGGAAGAAATTCAACAAATGAATTACTACCTCGCGGCAACCGACAATAAAATTAAATTGAGCAAGGGAAATAGGTTGCCATCTGTCAATTTGGCAATCGACTATGGGGTTCAGGGGACCAATTATAACCTGGATGCAGAAAGTGATTATGTCATGGGGTCGCTTGTCCTCAATTGGAATCTTTTTGACCGAAGCAATAGACCAAAAGTGCAGCAGGCTAAGATTGAAAAAGAAGAAATTGGCAAAAGAAAAGAAGAAATCCAACGACAGATTGGCTTGCAAACCATCAGTGCTTTTCATGAACTAGAGGCCTCCTTCAAACAAATTGAATTGGCGGACGCTCAGGTGACGGCCACTGAACAAGCCTATAAATTGGTTGCTAAAAAATATGCCCTGGGGCAAACCAACCAAGTTGAATTGACCAATGCCCGTACCCAGCTCACCAATGCCCAGCAGCAATTGCTCCTCACGCGCTATGATTTTCAAATCAAGCAAGCAGAGCTGGAGCGAGCTACCGGAACATATAGTTTTAACTAA
- a CDS encoding PEP/pyruvate-binding domain-containing protein: MKTTASIFFFSLFTLTSLIAQKIDNEGIRALVEKYKVDPKGPYQDIRWFCKDGTVIPPKEKCPEPGGVQRAKYKNEVVTLGQTNHIFLGQILSNTPKEDFWDEAQFNSRLRQYQLEKYLRTIDNGWVLQRGQYYRGAFQVEDEQAWGIEFFTWLLSKDEVLDKQFFLLRQAVKDIPHRGEDSKTFRVRAISKTISDEYAAFQNLRVKIHGQPEASDIEKVLAFRDAHQSKLNANLLKQFDQLLADMKEVYKPVDLKVLQQFMQNIPKDSPIGASLSNYIKAYAQPTEGPSRIMATAEQLVAIRSEILNVKSRKARLALLDISNALEELFFRENIEWHPQTIGDAMEKVCYASLAAEGTGFIEPWEWDQVGTILTTTPALDTISLLHLSQFAERARSLVEWGSAMVNGVYKDVVTLYGGFEPLAYSFYDDRIRSSVLLNLGQTIGQLGDFIAQEANWSNKVLAIPNQSSIRGLNPGFAKGELVVVPGNENDIEVSKDKIYVFHHPPSDLKPVAGIATVTEGNMVSHVQLLARNLGIPNAVVSGSNLEDLRQYSGQQMFFAVSNRGTVVMKPVKDMTAQEKELFLQKERTEEKISVPIEKIDLSKNTLLNMRSIDATASGKICGPKAANLGQLKQLFPDNVVEGLVIPFGVFKKHLDQEMPAQQMTYWAFLNKTFEQAQQLQKGGQNEEAVESFILGELNLLKEAIKNIHFTEDFLADLDRQFQQAFGKPIGSVPVFLRSDTNMEDLKEFTGAGLNLTLFNVVEKDKIIQGIREVWASPYTERSFKWRQRYLLNPENVFPSILIIPSVDVDYSGVLITKGITNNVEKDMTIAFNFGAGGAVDGQSAESYLLFQNDYQKLLSPAREASYRRLPASGGTKTVYAFFNQPILNPKNLHDIRGLTTEIYEKLPNAPGIETKGPFDVELGFKDDHLWLFQVRPYVENKNALSSSYLEEITPKTITDKRISLETKLLNTIK, encoded by the coding sequence ATGAAAACGACCGCTTCCATATTCTTCTTCAGTCTTTTCACCCTTACTTCTTTGATCGCCCAAAAAATCGATAATGAGGGAATCCGCGCATTAGTAGAAAAGTATAAAGTTGATCCCAAAGGCCCTTATCAGGATATTCGATGGTTTTGCAAAGATGGTACCGTCATTCCCCCGAAGGAAAAATGCCCTGAACCAGGTGGTGTGCAACGAGCAAAATATAAAAACGAAGTGGTCACACTTGGGCAAACCAACCATATTTTTCTTGGACAAATACTTTCTAATACACCCAAAGAAGATTTCTGGGATGAGGCACAATTCAATTCCAGGTTAAGGCAATATCAACTTGAAAAATACCTGCGAACGATTGACAATGGCTGGGTATTGCAGCGGGGGCAGTACTATCGGGGTGCTTTTCAGGTAGAAGATGAACAAGCCTGGGGCATCGAGTTTTTTACCTGGTTGTTAAGCAAGGACGAGGTACTAGACAAGCAATTTTTCCTCCTTCGGCAAGCCGTAAAAGATATTCCTCATCGCGGCGAAGACAGTAAAACATTTAGGGTTAGAGCGATTTCAAAGACGATCTCCGACGAGTATGCCGCCTTCCAGAATTTACGGGTAAAAATTCATGGCCAACCAGAGGCCTCTGATATCGAGAAAGTGCTTGCTTTTAGGGATGCTCATCAGTCCAAACTAAATGCTAACCTACTCAAACAATTCGATCAATTGCTAGCGGACATGAAAGAAGTCTATAAGCCGGTCGACTTGAAGGTTCTCCAGCAGTTCATGCAGAACATACCTAAAGATTCTCCCATCGGTGCTTCTCTTTCCAATTATATCAAAGCATATGCTCAACCAACAGAAGGACCCAGTCGTATCATGGCCACTGCCGAACAATTGGTAGCTATCAGATCCGAAATATTAAACGTGAAAAGCCGAAAGGCAAGATTGGCCTTACTGGATATCTCTAATGCCTTGGAAGAACTTTTCTTCCGAGAAAATATCGAATGGCACCCTCAAACGATAGGTGATGCCATGGAAAAAGTCTGCTATGCTAGTTTAGCAGCCGAGGGAACCGGATTTATTGAACCCTGGGAATGGGATCAAGTGGGTACGATATTAACCACTACGCCTGCTTTGGATACCATCAGTTTGCTGCATTTATCTCAATTTGCAGAAAGAGCACGCAGCCTGGTGGAATGGGGAAGCGCCATGGTAAATGGCGTATACAAAGATGTCGTTACCTTATATGGTGGTTTTGAGCCCTTGGCATATAGTTTCTACGATGACCGCATCCGGTCCTCTGTTTTACTCAATCTCGGGCAAACCATTGGGCAATTAGGCGATTTTATAGCGCAAGAGGCGAATTGGAGCAACAAAGTGTTAGCTATCCCAAACCAAAGTAGTATTCGAGGCTTAAACCCTGGTTTCGCCAAGGGGGAGCTGGTCGTAGTACCAGGAAATGAAAACGATATAGAAGTTTCCAAAGACAAGATTTATGTCTTTCACCACCCCCCATCGGACCTTAAACCTGTGGCGGGTATTGCCACTGTGACAGAAGGCAATATGGTTTCTCATGTCCAATTGCTAGCCCGCAACCTGGGCATTCCTAACGCCGTTGTCTCTGGAAGCAATCTGGAGGATTTGCGCCAATATTCCGGTCAGCAAATGTTTTTTGCGGTTTCCAATCGGGGGACCGTCGTAATGAAGCCAGTCAAAGACATGACTGCGCAGGAGAAAGAGCTATTCTTGCAAAAAGAACGGACAGAGGAGAAAATCTCTGTCCCTATCGAAAAAATCGACCTCAGCAAGAATACACTGCTAAACATGCGCAGCATAGATGCGACCGCTTCCGGTAAAATCTGTGGCCCCAAAGCAGCCAACCTGGGCCAACTCAAACAGCTATTCCCCGACAATGTAGTGGAAGGCCTGGTCATCCCCTTTGGCGTGTTCAAAAAACACTTGGATCAGGAAATGCCAGCACAGCAAATGACCTATTGGGCCTTTTTAAACAAAACGTTCGAGCAGGCCCAACAGCTGCAAAAAGGTGGCCAAAACGAGGAAGCCGTTGAATCCTTCATTTTGGGAGAATTAAACCTGCTCAAAGAGGCGATCAAAAACATACATTTCACTGAGGACTTTCTCGCGGATTTAGACCGTCAATTTCAACAAGCATTCGGAAAGCCCATTGGAAGCGTACCCGTTTTTCTTCGTAGTGACACCAATATGGAAGACCTCAAAGAATTCACTGGTGCAGGACTAAACCTTACGCTTTTCAATGTCGTAGAGAAGGATAAAATTATTCAAGGAATAAGAGAAGTGTGGGCATCACCTTATACGGAAAGGAGTTTCAAATGGAGGCAGCGATATTTGCTCAATCCCGAGAATGTTTTCCCCTCCATTCTCATCATCCCTAGTGTCGATGTGGACTATTCTGGCGTACTGATCACCAAGGGTATTACCAATAATGTAGAAAAGGACATGACCATCGCTTTTAATTTTGGTGCCGGTGGTGCAGTGGATGGCCAGTCTGCGGAATCTTATTTATTATTTCAAAATGACTATCAAAAACTACTTTCTCCCGCCAGAGAAGCTTCCTATCGACGCCTACCTGCAAGTGGAGGAACCAAAACGGTATACGCCTTTTTTAATCAGCCCATTTTAAATCCTAAAAACCTGCATGATATTCGGGGACTGACAACGGAAATTTATGAAAAATTACCCAATGCGCCTGGCATAGAAACGAAAGGGCCCTTTGATGTAGAACTGGGATTTAAAGACGATCACTTGTGGCTTTTCCAGGTTCGCCCTTATGTTGAGAACAAAAACGCTTTGAGTTCTAGCTATTTAGAAGAAATTACCCCAAAAACGATTACAGATAAAAGAATAAGCTTGGAAACCAAGCTACTCAATACAATAAAATGA
- a CDS encoding serine hydrolase, which produces MKNKTYLLVFLFLIGGYAETMAYPIDGYLLTGIRRLLRLELIQKGEIKDTPLILGAQKSINDIKLNLYQTAKGDSLQQLPVVDPDLQKTLNAFFPNLHESYSIALMDITPNKPIRYASRQEMRGFQPGSVGKLAVITSLFCELETLFPDSFEQRRQLLKTRMVKAGKWGVYDEHTVPFYDPETRKLVKRQVTEKDIFSLYEWADHMLSVSNNGAASIVWREAILMRVFGAKYLTLTEPEAEAYFSSTPKAELSDIAISVVNEPLRSLGIEEDEWRLGTMFTRGATGIIPGKGGSLGTPQGLMKWMVALERGMITDYSTSLEIKRLMYMTDRRIRYAGNASLKEAAVYFKSGSLYKCKPEEGYQCAKYMGNVENYMNSVAIIEQPDSTTYFVALMTNVLKKNSNIDHSALAAKVDQLIRK; this is translated from the coding sequence ATGAAAAATAAAACCTATTTGCTTGTTTTTCTTTTCCTTATTGGCGGATATGCTGAAACCATGGCCTATCCCATTGATGGATATCTCCTGACAGGGATTCGCAGGCTCTTACGCCTAGAATTAATTCAAAAAGGAGAAATAAAAGATACGCCGCTGATTTTAGGCGCTCAAAAGTCCATTAATGACATCAAGCTCAACCTTTATCAAACGGCCAAAGGAGATAGCTTACAACAATTGCCTGTGGTTGATCCCGATTTGCAAAAAACACTCAATGCCTTTTTTCCAAACCTACACGAAAGCTACTCCATTGCCTTAATGGATATCACCCCCAATAAACCTATTCGTTATGCCAGTCGTCAAGAGATGAGGGGATTTCAGCCTGGCAGCGTCGGAAAGTTGGCGGTTATCACCAGTCTCTTTTGTGAATTGGAAACGCTCTTTCCCGACTCTTTTGAACAAAGACGTCAATTACTAAAAACACGTATGGTTAAAGCGGGTAAATGGGGGGTCTATGACGAGCATACGGTTCCCTTTTATGATCCCGAAACCCGAAAATTGGTTAAAAGACAAGTCACCGAAAAGGACATCTTTTCTTTGTACGAATGGGCCGATCATATGCTGTCTGTAAGTAATAATGGGGCAGCTAGTATCGTATGGCGTGAAGCCATCCTAATGAGGGTATTTGGGGCTAAGTATTTAACATTAACCGAACCAGAAGCCGAGGCTTATTTTAGTAGTACGCCTAAAGCGGAATTGTCTGACATTGCCATTTCGGTGGTAAACGAGCCCCTGAGGTCGCTTGGCATTGAGGAAGATGAATGGCGACTTGGCACTATGTTTACCAGAGGTGCTACTGGCATTATACCGGGTAAAGGTGGCAGCCTGGGTACACCTCAGGGCCTCATGAAATGGATGGTAGCCCTCGAAAGAGGTATGATTACCGATTATAGCACCAGCCTGGAGATTAAGCGCCTTATGTACATGACTGATCGACGAATTAGATATGCCGGGAATGCCAGCTTGAAGGAGGCAGCAGTCTACTTTAAATCCGGAAGTTTGTACAAATGCAAACCCGAAGAAGGTTATCAATGTGCCAAATACATGGGGAATGTTGAAAACTATATGAATTCCGTAGCGATCATCGAACAGCCTGATAGCACGACGTACTTCGTCGCCTTAATGACGAATGTACTAAAGAAAAATTCGAATATTGACCATAGTGCCTTAGCCGCTAAGGTAGATCAATTGATCCGAAAATAG
- a CDS encoding Npt1/Npt2 family nucleotide transporter — protein MSNTIRKILRTTFGIRDGEVFRVLLMQLNIFLLISTLLIVKPTVNGLFLSKLGIEALPIAFMLVALFAAITSNIYARFLGRINLVRIIIWTLSISIVLFLLFAILLGLEVVEGGILYVFYIWVAIFAVLTSSQFWILANVVFNAREAKRLFGFIGAGAIAGGIFGGYLTTALAEPLGSSNLLFIGAGFLVFCIPITLFIWKYKVLSTQTKFQRRKKIARVTNPLRLILSSRHLTFLAGIVGISVIVAKLVDYQFNAIAAEKIADPDELTAFFGFWFSNFNVISLVLQVFLTRRVVGTLGVGTSLFFLPGSILLGALLLLIVPELWVAIFIKMSDGSLKQSINKAAVELLALPIPSETKNQTKTFIDVFIDSVATGTSGIILIFFVNALDLSPQIINLMIIGLITLWFYFILKVREEYLASFRLKIEESRDGKLQKKVKEPLIDKWRRVLHSGTERQLLSALKKIKEQPDERFWEDIKLLLRHSSPAVVELAINNLYFFKQAVALDEIESLVKAPTQNVKVAAIEYLIEHYPSHALQQITVYLNDPDLDLRVAALISLAKESRDNPTLKVGFNLEKRLKEHLLGIDLIQDPVRKQTYIIGMLKAMGFAKIPYFFPHIEAYLKHPNRFIQIQAILSAGDTLNPYFIPLLIEFLGNHALKEEARTALVNFGPEIVKPLSEFMEREEALPMAILQAIPGVIGKFGTPEAVNLLFRQIQSPEPAVNMAALRALTQMKKKYPHLDLMKSKGILHYIHQEAQWYQSTLSILYTQIKQQESQRPVLDHQGKIAKDRHYLITLLEKRLDQHLERIFRWLGLKYPPEDIHIIYKGIQSKQPDLRVNALEFLDNLLDPNLKKVLIPIIETALLDSVSEEAIQQMNLKIPTEKECFQVLLRRGDNPLKMATLRLIAAMGDKEYVAMVGQAYEQEKGAIKDLAMEVLSTLVTVA, from the coding sequence ATGAGTAATACAATAAGGAAAATACTGAGGACAACATTTGGTATCCGGGATGGAGAGGTCTTTCGTGTTTTACTCATGCAACTGAATATTTTCCTACTTATTTCAACCCTGCTGATTGTTAAACCCACCGTTAATGGGCTTTTCTTGTCAAAACTAGGAATAGAAGCACTGCCCATTGCATTTATGCTTGTTGCTTTATTTGCGGCTATTACGTCCAACATTTATGCCCGTTTTTTGGGGCGGATCAATTTGGTAAGGATTATAATTTGGACACTGTCTATTTCTATTGTTTTATTTTTGTTATTCGCGATTTTGCTAGGCTTGGAAGTGGTGGAAGGTGGGATTTTATATGTCTTTTATATTTGGGTAGCCATTTTTGCGGTTTTAACCTCTTCTCAGTTTTGGATTTTGGCTAATGTGGTATTTAATGCCAGGGAAGCCAAGCGTTTGTTTGGATTTATTGGGGCAGGGGCCATTGCCGGCGGTATTTTTGGAGGCTATCTGACAACGGCATTGGCAGAACCATTGGGAAGCAGTAATTTGTTATTTATAGGTGCGGGGTTCTTAGTGTTTTGTATACCCATCACACTTTTTATTTGGAAGTATAAGGTACTGTCAACACAGACAAAATTCCAGCGCAGGAAAAAGATCGCCAGGGTGACGAATCCTTTGCGACTTATTCTGAGCTCGAGGCACTTGACCTTTCTGGCGGGGATTGTGGGAATAAGCGTTATTGTGGCCAAATTAGTTGATTATCAATTTAATGCCATTGCTGCTGAAAAGATAGCTGACCCAGATGAACTCACGGCCTTTTTTGGATTTTGGTTTTCCAATTTCAATGTCATTTCGCTTGTCCTTCAGGTCTTTCTCACCAGACGGGTCGTAGGAACCCTTGGTGTAGGGACTTCGCTGTTTTTTCTGCCAGGTAGTATTTTGCTTGGGGCACTTTTGTTGTTGATCGTACCTGAATTATGGGTTGCCATCTTTATCAAAATGAGTGATGGTAGCCTCAAGCAGTCTATCAATAAAGCCGCCGTAGAGTTATTGGCACTACCTATACCAAGTGAAACTAAAAACCAGACAAAGACCTTTATCGATGTGTTTATCGATAGTGTGGCAACTGGTACTAGTGGCATTATTTTGATTTTCTTTGTGAATGCACTTGATCTAAGTCCACAGATTATCAACTTGATGATTATTGGATTGATTACACTTTGGTTTTATTTTATTTTAAAAGTGCGGGAAGAATACCTCGCTTCCTTCCGGCTTAAAATTGAAGAAAGCAGAGACGGAAAACTACAGAAAAAGGTAAAGGAACCTTTGATTGACAAATGGAGAAGGGTGCTGCATAGCGGAACAGAAAGACAACTCCTTTCTGCATTGAAAAAAATAAAAGAACAGCCGGATGAACGTTTTTGGGAAGATATTAAATTACTCCTGCGGCATTCTTCCCCAGCTGTTGTAGAACTTGCTATCAACAACCTCTACTTTTTTAAGCAAGCCGTAGCACTTGATGAAATCGAATCCCTGGTAAAAGCACCCACCCAAAATGTTAAAGTAGCGGCAATTGAATACCTGATTGAACACTATCCCTCCCATGCCTTGCAGCAAATAACCGTCTATTTAAATGATCCTGACTTAGATTTGCGAGTCGCAGCGCTGATAAGTTTGGCAAAAGAAAGTAGGGACAATCCAACTTTAAAGGTGGGATTTAATTTAGAAAAACGCCTGAAAGAACACTTGCTAGGTATCGATTTAATTCAGGACCCCGTGCGGAAACAAACCTATATTATAGGAATGCTCAAAGCGATGGGGTTTGCAAAAATTCCTTATTTTTTTCCTCATATTGAGGCATACCTCAAGCACCCCAATCGGTTTATTCAAATACAGGCCATTCTTTCGGCTGGAGACACCCTTAATCCTTATTTTATTCCCTTATTGATTGAATTCCTCGGTAACCATGCCTTGAAGGAGGAAGCAAGAACGGCACTTGTCAATTTTGGACCAGAAATTGTCAAGCCTTTATCCGAATTTATGGAAAGGGAGGAAGCCCTACCGATGGCCATTCTACAGGCGATTCCAGGTGTAATTGGGAAGTTCGGAACCCCAGAGGCCGTTAACTTACTGTTTAGGCAGATTCAGTCTCCAGAACCAGCTGTTAACATGGCCGCGTTGCGGGCGCTGACTCAAATGAAAAAGAAGTACCCACACCTGGATTTGATGAAGAGCAAGGGAATACTACACTACATCCACCAAGAAGCACAGTGGTACCAAAGTACCCTTTCGATTTTATATACCCAAATCAAGCAGCAAGAATCACAGCGACCGGTTCTAGACCACCAGGGCAAAATAGCTAAAGACAGGCATTACTTGATTACCTTACTTGAAAAACGCCTCGACCAACACCTCGAACGCATCTTTAGGTGGTTGGGACTGAAATACCCACCTGAAGATATACACATCATTTATAAGGGGATACAAAGTAAACAACCCGACCTGCGGGTGAATGCATTGGAATTTCTCGACAACTTATTGGACCCCAATTTGAAAAAAGTATTGATACCTATTATTGAGACCGCCTTACTCGATTCGGTTTCCGAAGAAGCAATACAACAAATGAATTTAAAGATTCCTACTGAAAAGGAATGCTTTCAAGTATTGCTGAGGCGAGGAGATAATCCTTTAAAAATGGCAACACTTAGGCTCATCGCGGCGATGGGAGATAAAGAGTATGTGGCTATGGTCGGTCAAGCCTATGAACAAGAAAAAGGAGCGATAAAGGACCTCGCTATGGAGGTCCTCAGCACTTTAGTTACAGTTGCTTGA
- a CDS encoding serine hydrolase produces MKNTILLFLLMAPWSLFAQAKLVTASPKLPLFIPDAFILPLRDLTDQHLQAQLTKKLNSHKDWKKLIDEKRMAVGLVDLKDPMQARYARINGNEMMYAASLPKIAILLAAMDALEKKELKDSPDLRNELRLMISRSDNQASTRMIDRLGYNKIESVLTDPAYGLYDEDYGGGLWVGKRYAASGERHPDPIKGLSHAATVSQVCRFYYLLTMGKLINFERSKQMLNIMADPALHHKFVHTLDEIAPGAKIYRKSGSWKDFHSDSVLVWGKDPNRRYILVALIQDSAGESIIRDLVNVAEDVLNLKTKSIGD; encoded by the coding sequence ATGAAAAACACAATACTGTTGTTTTTATTGATGGCGCCTTGGAGCTTATTTGCTCAGGCTAAACTTGTAACAGCTAGCCCGAAATTGCCCTTATTTATTCCAGATGCTTTTATTCTCCCCTTACGGGATCTGACGGATCAGCATCTTCAAGCGCAACTCACTAAAAAGTTGAATAGTCATAAAGACTGGAAAAAACTCATCGATGAAAAAAGGATGGCTGTAGGCTTGGTAGATTTAAAGGACCCAATGCAAGCGCGGTATGCAAGGATCAATGGTAATGAGATGATGTATGCAGCTAGTTTACCGAAAATCGCCATTCTCCTGGCAGCAATGGATGCTTTAGAAAAAAAAGAATTAAAGGATTCACCAGACTTGCGAAATGAGCTCCGGTTGATGATAAGTCGCTCGGATAACCAGGCTTCTACCAGGATGATTGATCGGTTAGGCTATAACAAAATAGAAAGCGTATTGACTGATCCGGCCTATGGGTTGTATGATGAAGATTACGGTGGTGGTCTATGGGTGGGGAAAAGATATGCAGCCTCGGGCGAACGACACCCCGATCCCATTAAAGGCTTAAGCCATGCAGCGACGGTTTCGCAAGTCTGTCGTTTTTATTATTTACTAACCATGGGTAAACTGATAAATTTTGAACGGTCCAAACAGATGCTGAACATCATGGCCGATCCAGCCCTGCATCACAAATTTGTACATACCCTCGACGAAATAGCGCCAGGCGCAAAAATATATCGGAAGTCAGGTTCATGGAAAGATTTTCACTCTGATTCTGTTTTGGTTTGGGGGAAAGATCCAAATCGAAGATATATTTTAGTAGCTTTAATCCAGGATAGTGCAGGCGAATCCATTATTCGCGATTTAGTGAACGTAGCAGAGGATGTATTAAACCTGAAAACCAAAAGCATAGGTGATTGA
- the atpG gene encoding ATP synthase F1 subunit gamma, whose translation MAANLKEVRIRIASVKNTQQITNAMKLVSAAKLRKAQQAIQQMRPYANKLNEMLRNILSNLDGDADTEFGKARPIQKACIVVVTSNRGLCGAFNTNVAKEAVNLIENKYAEQRAKGNLSILFIGKKGFDYFKSRYPELHFIKDHMDIFSDLTFDKVSSVAKGLMAAFQAHEFDAIDVAYGRFKNAAMQFAEVEQFLPVAKIDKKEGEKTKADYIFEPSKEGLLSHLVPSILQTQFYKYLLDTHASEHGARMTAMDKATDNAEELLRDLKIMYNKARQEAITNEILEIVGGAAALESA comes from the coding sequence ATGGCTGCGAATTTAAAAGAGGTACGGATAAGGATTGCTTCGGTAAAGAATACACAGCAGATTACCAATGCGATGAAATTGGTGTCTGCTGCAAAACTGCGCAAGGCACAACAAGCCATTCAGCAAATGCGTCCATACGCTAATAAGTTGAATGAAATGTTGCGCAATATTTTATCCAATTTGGATGGCGACGCAGATACCGAATTTGGAAAAGCAAGGCCCATACAAAAAGCGTGTATCGTTGTTGTTACATCCAACCGTGGTTTGTGTGGTGCTTTCAATACCAATGTGGCAAAAGAGGCAGTTAATTTGATCGAGAACAAGTATGCTGAACAGCGGGCAAAAGGAAATCTTTCTATCCTTTTTATAGGTAAGAAAGGGTTTGATTATTTCAAAAGTCGATACCCTGAACTACATTTTATTAAGGATCACATGGATATTTTTAGCGACCTCACTTTTGATAAGGTGTCTAGTGTTGCTAAAGGCTTGATGGCTGCTTTCCAAGCACATGAATTTGATGCGATTGATGTGGCCTATGGTCGGTTCAAGAATGCAGCGATGCAGTTTGCTGAAGTAGAACAATTTTTGCCCGTGGCAAAAATTGATAAGAAAGAGGGAGAAAAGACCAAAGCAGATTATATCTTCGAACCTAGTAAAGAGGGTTTATTGAGTCACCTTGTACCAAGTATTTTGCAGACACAATTCTACAAGTACTTATTGGATACCCATGCATCAGAGCATGGTGCCCGTATGACGGCGATGGATAAGGCCACTGATAATGCAGAAGAGTTGCTCCGCGACCTGAAAATCATGTACAATAAGGCTCGTCAGGAAGCCATTACCAATGAGATTCTCGAAATCGTTGGCGGTGCTGCTGCACTGGAGAGTGCATAG